A stretch of Chitinophagaceae bacterium DNA encodes these proteins:
- the mnmA gene encoding tRNA 2-thiouridine(34) synthase MnmA, with protein MSKKGKVLMAMSGGIDSTVAALMLHKEGYEVVGITMKTWDYATSVGTTGKKETGCCNLDSFNDARQAAVQHGFPHFILDIREEFGDFVIDNFVEEYMAGRTPNPCVMCNTHIKWRALMKRADALNCDFIATGHYAQVHQHTNGRYFIRKGIDDTKDQSYALWGLQQDLLSRTLLPLGTYHKKDIRQMAHDFGYPELAKKNESYEICFVPDNDYRGFLKRKVEGLEEKVSGGNFIDKTGKVLGKHKGYPFYTVGQRKGLDIALGKPVFVTEILPETNTVVLGEEDDLNRSEMKVTRLNWIKYDGITDGMEALTKIRYKDKGALSNLYTYENGINVRFYEDVKGIAPGQSAVFYEGNDVIGGGIIQRREQPFAL; from the coding sequence ATGAGCAAAAAAGGAAAGGTTTTGATGGCCATGAGCGGCGGTATCGACAGTACCGTGGCCGCTTTGATGCTTCATAAAGAAGGTTATGAAGTAGTGGGCATCACCATGAAAACATGGGACTATGCAACCAGCGTGGGTACCACCGGGAAAAAGGAGACCGGCTGCTGCAACCTGGACAGTTTCAACGATGCCCGGCAGGCAGCCGTACAGCATGGTTTTCCGCATTTCATCCTCGACATACGGGAAGAATTCGGCGATTTTGTGATCGATAATTTTGTGGAAGAATACATGGCCGGCCGCACCCCCAATCCCTGTGTGATGTGCAATACCCATATCAAATGGCGGGCACTTATGAAAAGGGCTGATGCGCTGAACTGTGATTTCATCGCCACCGGCCATTATGCCCAGGTGCATCAGCATACCAACGGAAGGTATTTTATCCGGAAAGGAATTGATGACACAAAAGACCAGAGCTATGCCCTGTGGGGATTGCAGCAGGACCTGCTGAGCCGTACCCTGTTGCCCCTGGGTACCTATCATAAAAAAGATATCCGCCAGATGGCCCATGATTTTGGTTATCCTGAACTGGCCAAAAAGAACGAAAGTTACGAGATCTGTTTTGTGCCCGATAACGACTACCGCGGTTTTTTGAAAAGAAAAGTGGAAGGCCTGGAAGAAAAAGTAAGTGGCGGCAATTTTATCGACAAGACCGGGAAAGTGCTTGGAAAACACAAAGGCTACCCTTTTTACACCGTTGGACAACGGAAAGGGCTGGATATTGCCCTGGGCAAACCCGTTTTTGTGACCGAAATACTGCCCGAGACCAATACCGTAGTGCTGGGGGAAGAAGATGACCTGAACCGCAGCGAAATGAAAGTTACCAGGCTGAACTGGATCAAATACGATGGCATTACCGATGGAATGGAAGCCCTTACCAAGATCCGGTATAAAGATAAAGGGGCACTCAGCAACCTCTACACATACGAAAACGGCATAAATGTTCGTTTTTATGAAGACGTAAAGGGCATTGCCCCAGGCCAGAGTGCCGTTTTTTATGAAGGTAATGACGTGATCGGCGGGGGAATTATCCAGAGAAGAGAGCAGCCTTTTGCGCTATAA
- a CDS encoding thymidylate synthase — MQQYLKLIKHIIETGADRSDRTGTGTRSVFGYQMRFDLREGFPLVTTKKTHLKSIIHELLWFLQGDTNIGYLKEHNVRIWDEWADENGNLGPVYGKQWRSWEGADGVVVDQVKDLIHQIKNNPDSRRMIISAWNVADLPKMKLMPCHCLFQFYTSPPTPLHPSASSGERGVKGSLSCQLYQRSADVFLGVPFNIASYALLTMMIAQVCDLEPGEFVHSFGDVHLYSNHFEQANLQLTRTPFPLPQMKINPAVKDIFGFSFEDFELLNYQSHPAIKAPVAV; from the coding sequence ATGCAGCAGTACCTGAAACTTATAAAACATATTATTGAAACCGGCGCCGATAGAAGCGACCGAACCGGCACAGGAACAAGAAGTGTTTTTGGCTACCAGATGCGGTTTGACCTTCGTGAAGGGTTCCCGTTGGTTACCACAAAAAAGACCCACCTGAAGAGCATCATTCACGAACTGCTCTGGTTCCTGCAGGGCGACACGAATATTGGTTACCTGAAAGAACACAATGTAAGGATCTGGGATGAGTGGGCTGATGAGAACGGCAACCTTGGCCCGGTGTATGGAAAGCAATGGCGTAGCTGGGAAGGGGCCGATGGCGTGGTGGTTGACCAGGTGAAGGACCTGATCCATCAAATAAAAAATAATCCCGACAGCCGGCGTATGATCATCAGTGCATGGAATGTGGCCGACCTGCCGAAGATGAAACTGATGCCCTGTCATTGTTTATTTCAGTTTTATACCTCACCCCCAACCCCTCTCCATCCTTCGGCAAGCTCAGGAGAGAGGGGCGTGAAAGGCAGTCTCTCCTGTCAACTTTATCAGCGTTCTGCCGATGTGTTTTTGGGTGTGCCTTTCAATATCGCATCGTATGCTTTACTCACCATGATGATCGCCCAGGTTTGCGACCTGGAGCCGGGCGAATTTGTTCATTCATTCGGCGATGTTCACCTGTACAGCAACCATTTTGAACAGGCCAATCTGCAGTTGACAAGAACGCCGTTTCCTTTGCCACAGATGAAGATAAACCCGGCAGTAAAAGATATTTTCGGTTTCAGCTTTGAGGATTTTGAACTGCTGAATTACCAATCTCACCCGGCTATTAAGGCGCCGGTGGCTGTTTAA
- a CDS encoding OmpA family protein yields MKKTVTLCFFTVSVLMTVAQPARDTTLKEQKENVIKETTIIQVENLGADINTDNPEMRPTISADGNLLFFIRQNDPANIQYATVPNSQDIWYSMRDSTGKWSPAKHLSARVNASHYNAVFWISPDLNKILLKGSFIDGQYYGMGVSMIHKRSDNSWTDAQMLRIRNFEKFRETAQFGASMGQDGKTLLFYMTDKKGSYENDLYVSFLEGDNIWTAPKSLGKKINLPDYNEMSPFIASDGKTLYFSSDRPGGIGENDIWMSKRLDDSWTKWSDPVNLGRPINTELSEAFFTLDAGGEYAYLTSSDGAFGGSDIVRVKLLEREKPNPVVLVSGNVYNAKTKEPLAASLIYETLPDGTEVGNGVSSPIDGSFKMVLPYDKNYSIRASADKFFAISENLNLDSLVKAGYKEIHKDLYLAPIEIGQVFRLNNVFFDFDKYTLRPESFVELDRVVGFLNEYPNIEIEMSAHTDNKGSDEYNMKLSDNRARSVREYILSKGIAATRIISQGYGETKPVADNNNDDGTDNPEGRQLNRRVEFKILKN; encoded by the coding sequence ATGAAAAAAACTGTTACACTCTGCTTTTTTACTGTTTCCGTTTTAATGACCGTTGCACAGCCTGCAAGGGATACCACGTTAAAAGAACAGAAGGAAAATGTTATTAAGGAAACCACCATCATCCAGGTAGAGAACCTGGGCGCCGATATCAACACGGATAACCCCGAGATGCGGCCAACCATTTCTGCAGATGGAAACCTCTTGTTCTTCATCCGCCAGAACGACCCGGCCAATATTCAGTATGCCACGGTGCCCAACTCGCAGGATATCTGGTATTCCATGCGGGACAGTACGGGCAAATGGTCGCCGGCAAAACATTTAAGCGCCCGGGTCAATGCATCCCATTACAATGCGGTGTTCTGGATATCGCCCGACCTGAATAAGATATTGCTGAAGGGGTCATTCATCGACGGGCAGTATTATGGCATGGGAGTAAGCATGATCCACAAGCGCAGCGATAACAGCTGGACGGATGCTCAAATGCTCCGCATCCGGAATTTTGAGAAATTCAGGGAAACAGCACAGTTCGGCGCTTCCATGGGGCAGGATGGCAAGACCCTGTTGTTTTACATGACGGATAAAAAGGGAAGCTATGAGAATGACCTCTATGTTTCCTTCCTGGAAGGGGATAATATCTGGACAGCTCCTAAAAGTCTTGGAAAAAAGATCAATCTTCCTGACTATAACGAGATGAGTCCCTTCATTGCTTCGGATGGCAAAACGCTTTATTTCAGCAGCGACCGGCCGGGAGGGATCGGCGAGAACGATATCTGGATGAGCAAACGCCTGGATGACAGCTGGACCAAATGGAGCGACCCGGTGAACCTGGGAAGGCCCATCAACACGGAACTTTCGGAAGCATTTTTTACGCTGGATGCCGGGGGGGAATATGCATACCTGACATCGAGCGACGGCGCTTTCGGAGGCAGTGATATTGTACGGGTGAAATTACTGGAAAGGGAAAAACCAAACCCGGTGGTGCTGGTAAGCGGCAATGTATATAATGCAAAAACAAAAGAACCCCTGGCGGCATCGCTGATCTATGAAACATTGCCCGATGGTACCGAAGTGGGCAATGGGGTTTCGAGCCCGATAGACGGGTCGTTCAAAATGGTTTTGCCCTACGATAAGAACTACAGTATCCGGGCCTCGGCCGATAAATTCTTTGCCATTTCTGAAAACCTCAACTTAGATTCCCTGGTCAAAGCAGGGTACAAAGAAATTCATAAAGACCTTTACCTGGCGCCGATCGAGATCGGGCAGGTGTTCCGGCTGAACAATGTGTTCTTTGACTTTGATAAGTATACCCTGCGACCGGAATCATTTGTTGAATTAGACAGGGTGGTGGGTTTCCTGAATGAATACCCCAATATTGAGATTGAAATGAGCGCTCATACCGACAATAAAGGTTCGGATGAATACAATATGAAATTGAGCGATAACAGGGCCAGGTCTGTGCGGGAATATATCCTGTCGAAAGGAATTGCAGCCACAAGGATTATCTCGCAGGGTTATGGCGAAACAAAACCTGTGGCAGATAATAACAATGATGATGGTACCGATAACCCCGAAGGGCGCCAGTTGAACAGGAGGGTGGAGTTTAAGATATTGAAGAATTAG
- a CDS encoding dihydrofolate reductase: protein MVSLIVAAAENNSIGKNNQLLWHLPNDLKFFKNSTWGMPVIMGRKTFESVNKPLPGRFNIVITRQPGWNAEGVIVAADLNDALKKAAETNCKEAFIIGGGEIYTQGFEIAGKIYLTRVHAVLDGDTFFPVINEAEWELTSNQEFAADDKHSFAYSFQTWMKK from the coding sequence ATGGTCTCTCTCATCGTCGCAGCTGCAGAAAACAACAGCATTGGTAAAAACAACCAGTTGCTCTGGCATTTGCCCAACGACCTGAAATTTTTCAAGAACAGCACCTGGGGCATGCCCGTGATCATGGGGCGTAAAACATTTGAATCGGTGAACAAGCCCCTTCCCGGAAGATTTAATATTGTCATTACCCGGCAGCCCGGCTGGAATGCGGAGGGCGTAATTGTTGCGGCGGATCTGAATGATGCGCTGAAGAAAGCAGCTGAAACAAACTGCAAAGAAGCATTCATCATTGGCGGCGGGGAGATATATACGCAGGGTTTTGAGATCGCCGGTAAGATCTATCTTACCCGGGTTCATGCGGTACTGGACGGAGATACCTTCTTTCCTGTCATCAATGAGGCTGAATGGGAATTGACCAGCAACCAGGAATTTGCTGCGGATGATAAACATTCTTTTGCCTATTCATTTCAAACCTGGATGAAGAAATAA
- a CDS encoding class I SAM-dependent methyltransferase, giving the protein MFNRYQSAKKYLRYYLTASNGKGHGIHSPFVFDFIQHVLNDRKEYPCYSMIEAKRKELLRNETVIEVQDFGAGSSVIKTKQRVVKDIAASSLKPKKYAQLLFRMAQYYKSKTILELGTSFGISSAYLASANGMADVYTCEGASSIAAIAKQNFNELGLGNIHLAEGNFAETLTAVLSRAGKIDLAFIDGNHRKEPTLNYFQLLLNHSTNSSIFIFDDIHWSAGMEAAWEEIKQHPAVTLTIDLFFIGIVIFSRDINHKQHFSIRF; this is encoded by the coding sequence TTGTTCAACCGTTATCAATCAGCAAAAAAATACCTCCGGTATTACCTCACTGCTTCCAACGGTAAAGGGCATGGCATTCATTCACCTTTCGTATTCGATTTCATTCAGCATGTTTTAAATGATAGAAAGGAGTATCCCTGTTATTCAATGATCGAAGCAAAAAGAAAAGAATTGCTCAGGAATGAGACCGTGATCGAAGTACAGGACTTTGGTGCCGGCTCATCCGTGATCAAAACAAAGCAAAGAGTAGTAAAAGATATTGCTGCTTCATCGCTCAAGCCAAAAAAATATGCGCAACTATTGTTCCGGATGGCACAATATTATAAGTCCAAAACCATTCTTGAACTGGGTACATCTTTTGGTATCAGCAGTGCTTACCTGGCTTCTGCCAATGGTATGGCCGATGTGTATACCTGTGAGGGTGCTTCTTCAATAGCCGCTATTGCAAAACAGAATTTTAATGAACTTGGTTTAGGGAATATTCACCTTGCAGAAGGAAATTTTGCCGAAACGCTGACTGCTGTTTTATCCCGGGCCGGTAAGATCGACCTGGCATTTATAGACGGCAACCACCGGAAAGAACCTACCTTAAACTATTTTCAACTACTGTTAAACCATTCAACAAATTCTTCCATTTTCATATTCGACGACATCCACTGGAGTGCCGGTATGGAAGCGGCCTGGGAGGAAATAAAACAACACCCGGCGGTCACATTAACGATCGACCTGTTTTTCATAGGCATCGTCATATTCAGCCGTGATATTAATCATAAACAACACTTCTCAATCCGATTTTAA
- a CDS encoding Re/Si-specific NAD(P)(+) transhydrogenase subunit alpha yields the protein MIIGVLKEPSPETRVSLLPEHIAILKKWNVEVCIENGAGVNAFANDEKYAEAGAKPVSRAELLDTARIILSLNNPGADTLSALKPGTVLLGVYQPLFNPGLMKELAEKGLTVFSMDMLPRTTRAQSMDVLSSQANIAGYKAVLHAAGLFPKYFPMFMTAAGSIPPAKLLILGAGVAGLQAIATGRRLGAVVEVFDTRPAVKEEVMSLGAKFVEVEGAADASKAGGYAVEQTEDFMKRQKAKIAESVAKADIIITTAQIPGRKAPILITTEMLGAMKSGSVIIDLAAATGGNTELTKNNETVMHNGIRIVGNSFLPATMPSDASKLYGKNILNFLQLMITKEGELNLNFEDDLVLGTCITDNQQIVHDRIREMIN from the coding sequence ATGATAATTGGTGTTTTAAAAGAGCCTTCTCCCGAAACCAGAGTATCCCTGCTTCCAGAACACATCGCAATACTGAAAAAATGGAATGTAGAGGTATGTATAGAGAACGGGGCAGGAGTAAATGCTTTTGCCAATGATGAAAAGTATGCGGAGGCCGGTGCAAAACCGGTGAGCCGTGCAGAACTGCTTGATACTGCCAGGATCATCCTTTCCCTGAATAACCCCGGGGCAGATACGTTATCGGCATTGAAACCGGGTACTGTTCTGTTGGGTGTTTATCAACCCCTGTTCAACCCGGGCCTGATGAAAGAACTGGCCGAAAAAGGATTGACCGTTTTCAGTATGGACATGCTGCCCCGTACTACCCGTGCACAAAGCATGGATGTACTGAGCAGCCAGGCTAACATAGCCGGGTACAAAGCCGTGTTGCATGCAGCCGGCCTGTTCCCAAAATATTTTCCCATGTTCATGACGGCAGCGGGAAGCATTCCGCCGGCCAAACTGCTGATACTGGGTGCCGGGGTTGCCGGTCTGCAGGCCATTGCTACCGGCAGAAGACTGGGTGCCGTGGTGGAGGTTTTTGATACCCGGCCTGCGGTAAAGGAAGAAGTGATGAGCCTGGGTGCCAAATTTGTTGAAGTGGAAGGAGCAGCCGATGCCAGCAAGGCAGGAGGATATGCCGTGGAGCAGACAGAAGATTTTATGAAGCGGCAGAAGGCAAAGATCGCAGAGAGTGTTGCCAAGGCAGATATCATTATAACAACCGCACAGATACCCGGCAGGAAAGCACCCATATTGATCACCACAGAAATGCTGGGTGCCATGAAAAGCGGCTCGGTGATCATTGACCTGGCTGCTGCAACCGGCGGCAATACCGAACTGACAAAGAATAACGAAACAGTGATGCACAACGGCATCCGCATTGTCGGCAATTCGTTTTTGCCCGCAACCATGCCCAGCGACGCCAGCAAACTGTATGGCAAGAACATCCTGAATTTTTTACAGCTGATGATCACCAAAGAGGGAGAACTGAATCTGAATTTTGAGGACGACCTGGTCTTAGGTACCTGCATTACAGATAATCAGCAGATCGTGCACGACCGGATAAGAGAAATGATAAATTAA
- a CDS encoding NAD(P) transhydrogenase subunit alpha, translating to MENILNWISENQQIIYIVILMIFVGIEVIGRVPSVLHTPLMSGANAIHGVVIIGAIIVMGKAEPDNYLALILGFLAVILGTLNVVGGFVVTDRMLEMFKKKK from the coding sequence ATGGAAAATATTTTAAACTGGATCTCGGAAAATCAGCAGATCATCTACATTGTCATCCTGATGATCTTTGTAGGGATAGAAGTGATCGGCCGTGTACCCAGCGTGTTGCACACTCCTTTAATGAGCGGTGCCAATGCCATACACGGCGTGGTCATCATCGGGGCCATCATTGTTATGGGCAAGGCAGAACCCGATAATTACCTGGCATTGATACTCGGTTTTTTAGCGGTGATACTCGGTACGTTGAATGTGGTAGGTGGATTTGTGGTTACTGACCGGATGCTGGAAATGTTCAAGAAGAAAAAGTAG
- a CDS encoding NAD(P)(+) transhydrogenase (Re/Si-specific) subunit beta, with protein sequence MELNLLTICYLIASVTFILGLKMLSNPASARKGNLVAAAGMTIAIIGTIFLYESGGQRLHNYGWIFGGLLVGGIIGTLAAKKVKMTAMPEMVSLFNGMGGACAALISAAEFYHIYKVHQDSPGTAFSDIVSVGTYITIVAGAIIGTISYTGSIIAWGKLNGRVKDFSFKGQHIVNMIVLLLTLVAAVFAYRSNIGDIYIPFILIGLFAFIYGILFVMPIGGADMPVVISLLNSFTGVAAACGGFLYDNKAMLTGGILVGAAGTLLTILMCKAMNRSLTNVLIGSFGGGNKATGTATGKTQGNHKEISLADAAMLMAYANKVMVVPGYGLAVAQAQHTCHELEKILEEKGVEFKYAIHPVAGRMPGHMNVLLAEADVPYEKLLEMEQANDEFKTCDVVLILGANDVVNPAAKSDPASPIYGMPILEVEQAKTVIVNKRSMKPGYAGIENDLFFRPKTSMLFGDAKKVLQDLCAEVKMV encoded by the coding sequence ATGGAACTGAACCTGCTTACGATATGCTACCTGATCGCCAGCGTGACATTTATCCTTGGCCTTAAAATGCTGAGCAATCCTGCCTCCGCACGAAAAGGAAATTTAGTTGCCGCCGCAGGCATGACCATTGCCATCATCGGCACTATTTTTTTATACGAAAGCGGGGGCCAGCGGCTGCACAACTACGGATGGATATTCGGGGGGTTACTTGTGGGCGGCATCATTGGAACACTGGCTGCAAAAAAAGTGAAGATGACGGCCATGCCCGAAATGGTGAGCCTGTTCAACGGAATGGGCGGCGCCTGTGCGGCATTGATCTCTGCTGCTGAGTTCTATCATATTTATAAAGTACACCAGGATTCTCCCGGCACTGCTTTTTCAGATATTGTTTCTGTTGGTACCTATATCACCATTGTTGCAGGCGCCATCATCGGAACAATATCCTATACCGGAAGTATCATTGCCTGGGGCAAACTGAACGGTCGGGTAAAGGATTTTTCTTTTAAAGGCCAGCATATTGTGAACATGATCGTACTGCTGCTTACGTTGGTAGCGGCAGTATTTGCCTACCGTTCAAACATCGGTGATATCTATATTCCCTTTATACTGATCGGCCTGTTTGCATTCATCTACGGGATCTTATTTGTGATGCCGATCGGGGGCGCCGATATGCCGGTTGTGATCTCCCTGCTCAACTCATTCACCGGTGTGGCAGCAGCCTGCGGCGGGTTCCTGTACGACAATAAAGCCATGCTTACCGGTGGTATACTGGTGGGCGCAGCAGGAACCTTGCTTACCATACTCATGTGCAAGGCCATGAACCGTTCACTTACCAATGTATTGATCGGTTCGTTTGGAGGCGGTAATAAAGCTACCGGGACAGCAACAGGCAAGACCCAGGGCAACCATAAAGAAATAAGCCTGGCCGATGCTGCCATGCTGATGGCTTATGCTAACAAAGTGATGGTAGTTCCCGGGTATGGCCTTGCCGTGGCACAGGCACAGCATACCTGTCATGAACTGGAAAAGATACTGGAAGAAAAAGGGGTTGAATTCAAATACGCCATTCACCCGGTGGCGGGCCGCATGCCCGGTCACATGAATGTGTTGCTGGCAGAAGCCGATGTGCCTTATGAAAAACTACTGGAGATGGAACAGGCCAATGACGAATTCAAGACCTGCGATGTGGTGCTGATACTGGGCGCCAATGACGTGGTGAACCCGGCTGCAAAGAGCGATCCTGCTTCCCCCATCTACGGCATGCCCATTTTAGAAGTGGAGCAGGCCAAAACGGTCATTGTAAACAAACGAAGCATGAAACCCGGTTATGCCGGTATTGAAAATGATCTTTTCTTCCGGCCCAAAACAAGCATGTTGTTTGGCGATGCGAAAAAGGTATTGCAGGATCTTTGTGCGGAAGTGAAGATGGTTTAA
- a CDS encoding hydrolase, with amino-acid sequence MSLLLNRTVFGNPVNAGNVLSREEAYRLFADWVKNERLQLHMKQVAYLMKCWAAEKEGLDEAGQWRWEMAGLLHDADWDQWPDLHCKKIIEELEARNIDPEIIRAIASHGPNHFGVEPETKMDKMLFAFDELSGLTHAYSLMRPEGYAGMELKGIKKRFKEKAFAANVNRDEIVDAMQRAGVEPETIMQFIIERQGEVK; translated from the coding sequence ATGTCATTATTGTTAAACCGCACTGTTTTTGGAAACCCTGTAAATGCCGGCAATGTTTTAAGCCGGGAAGAGGCATACCGGTTATTTGCCGACTGGGTAAAGAATGAACGGCTTCAACTGCACATGAAGCAGGTGGCTTATTTAATGAAATGCTGGGCTGCTGAAAAAGAAGGCCTGGATGAAGCAGGCCAATGGCGCTGGGAAATGGCTGGCCTGCTGCATGATGCCGACTGGGACCAATGGCCCGACCTGCATTGCAAAAAGATCATTGAAGAACTGGAAGCCCGGAATATTGACCCGGAGATCATAAGAGCGATTGCCAGTCATGGGCCCAATCATTTTGGCGTGGAGCCTGAAACCAAAATGGACAAAATGCTTTTTGCTTTCGATGAACTGAGTGGTCTGACCCATGCCTATAGTTTAATGCGGCCCGAAGGATATGCCGGCATGGAACTGAAAGGCATTAAGAAACGTTTCAAGGAAAAAGCCTTTGCTGCCAACGTGAACCGGGATGAGATCGTGGATGCTATGCAACGGGCAGGTGTGGAACCGGAGACGATTATGCAGTTTATTATTGAACGGCAGGGAGAGGTAAAATAA
- a CDS encoding RNA methyltransferase, whose translation MNSLPAELIRSLRNLESFNEEAFISVHQQGGQITSVRMNPNKSWIPDPGSGIRDPVPWCSNGFYLTERPSFTLDPLFHAGAYYVQEASSMFLEEVLKQTVDLAQPVKVLDLCAAPGGKSTLIQSVISKDSLLVSNEVIRARVNILSENMTKWGAANVIVTNNDPRDFQRLENYFDVIVVDAPCSGSGLFRKDPDAISEWSENNVQLCAQRQQRILADVMPALKEEGILIYSTCSYSQDEDEEIADWLVEEFAADSLQLTVRENQGIVETVSAKYNSFGYRFYPEKVKGEGFFIAAFKKGRVNEEENEVKKHPSAPLRTKAKKPVDGVTAREREVIKRSLNDADDLVFIKQQEEVLAIPATMEDALALMRSALYIKKAGIKIGAIIREELVPAHELAVSTLIGPSVARFEVDKETALQYLRRDEIKIETEYKGWALVTFRALPIGWVKVLANRINNHYPAPWRILNR comes from the coding sequence TTGAACAGCCTACCAGCAGAATTGATCCGGTCGTTGCGTAACCTGGAAAGCTTTAATGAAGAAGCTTTTATATCGGTACATCAGCAGGGTGGTCAGATCACTTCAGTGAGAATGAATCCAAACAAATCCTGGATCCCGGATCCTGGATCCGGGATCCGGGATCCAGTTCCATGGTGCTCAAACGGTTTCTATTTAACCGAACGTCCTTCTTTCACACTTGACCCGCTCTTTCATGCAGGCGCCTATTATGTGCAGGAAGCAAGCAGTATGTTCCTGGAAGAAGTGTTGAAACAAACGGTAGATCTTGCCCAGCCTGTAAAAGTATTAGATCTCTGTGCAGCGCCGGGTGGTAAATCAACATTGATACAGTCCGTTATCTCAAAGGACAGTTTACTGGTAAGTAATGAAGTGATCAGGGCAAGGGTGAACATCCTGTCGGAGAATATGACCAAATGGGGGGCAGCCAATGTGATCGTTACCAATAATGACCCCAGGGATTTCCAGCGGCTGGAGAATTATTTTGATGTGATCGTGGTGGATGCTCCCTGCAGCGGGAGTGGTTTATTTCGTAAAGACCCGGATGCTATTTCGGAATGGAGCGAGAACAATGTACAGCTTTGTGCCCAGCGCCAGCAACGGATACTGGCGGATGTGATGCCGGCGTTGAAAGAAGAAGGGATCCTTATTTATTCTACCTGTTCTTATTCACAGGATGAAGATGAAGAAATAGCAGATTGGCTGGTGGAGGAGTTTGCAGCGGACAGTTTGCAATTGACAGTTCGGGAGAACCAGGGGATCGTTGAAACCGTTTCAGCAAAATACAATTCGTTCGGATACCGTTTTTATCCGGAGAAGGTGAAGGGAGAGGGATTTTTCATTGCAGCATTTAAAAAAGGCCGGGTAAATGAGGAGGAGAATGAGGTCAAAAAACATCCTTCGGCTCCGCTCAGGACAAAAGCAAAAAAGCCGGTTGATGGAGTTACAGCCAGGGAGAGAGAGGTTATAAAACGATCCTTGAATGATGCAGATGATCTTGTATTCATCAAACAGCAGGAGGAGGTGCTGGCCATCCCGGCAACCATGGAAGATGCCCTTGCTTTGATGCGATCAGCACTCTATATAAAAAAAGCAGGCATAAAAATTGGTGCCATCATCCGGGAAGAACTGGTGCCGGCGCATGAACTGGCGGTGAGTACGCTCATCGGTCCATCAGTTGCCCGGTTTGAAGTAGACAAAGAAACCGCCCTGCAATACCTGCGGCGTGATGAAATAAAGATCGAAACGGAATATAAAGGCTGGGCATTGGTCACGTTCCGGGCTTTACCCATTGGCTGGGTAAAAGTCCTGGCAAACCGCATCAATAACCATTACCCGGCTCCATGGCGTATTCTTAACAGGTGA